A segment of the Cervus elaphus chromosome 24, mCerEla1.1, whole genome shotgun sequence genome:
CTTCCAGAATTTTTACAGGATCAGTTATCTATGAGGGACGGACGAAATCCTATGACTCATTTCCTAATCAGTGTTACTATACTAAAGCAGTTGTCATTGTCTTTTCACCtgttaaaaaactaaaatgtaaGCAAACCTCTTGGATCTTGTGCCTTATCCTCTTAATAAAACAACTGAAAAGTAAGATTCTAGAAAATGTATAATCTGGTATTCACTCTTTAGATGAGAATCATGgaaatgattagaaaaaaaacaaaacagcacacAACACTCAGCAGCTTATTTAATCAACAGCCCATTTTCCAATATCAGCTTTTAACACTTCCATGAGTTTGGTAGAAGACAAGTTTATGACACTGAAATGGCAGTAGATCTTCCAGTGATAACCTGGAAGTTGCCGGCAGATTCTCAAACCTTCATTGTCGCAGAGGACGTAATGAGGCAATCTCTCTTACTCCTAAAGTCCCCGCAGTGACCTGAATACTCTTTAATATACAGCTTTACTAGATAGGTTTCTGAAATACTATGTGGAGAAGCTATTGCTGCGCCCTCTTTTGAATGGTATCTTCTgcttcatttccattttcactaGTAGCAGGATACGGTGCTCTTCCTAAAAGAAACTGTTCCCATTTGGGAATATATTCTTCTACTGATGCCCAGTAAagagtctgggggagaaaaaaaaaacatccaaAAGTGAAAAAGCATATCAAGCAATTGAACTTGGCTCTTCATAATAGTCTAAATGTTTATTCCCttaagtgtgcgtgtgtgcgtgtacacacacactcacacacactcacacacatacgtAGAATGCACTTCCTCTGCagaatattttatgttaattttagaaaaaaaaatctggctacTTACTAGTGttaattttcaaatttctcaGTAAAACCAGAGCCTGGCAGAATTACAGGTTTTAcaattttattgtgattttacACGCCCTCTTGTGGCCAATCATGTGATTATTCCCAGTAGTATCATTTATGGCCACAAAAATCATTAAAAGTTCTTGTTTAATGTTTCTAATCCCGTACCAAATGACTCTTCATACTATAATTATCACAATGAAATGATTCACTGTGAACAACTGCCTTAGAATTAACAGGAAAAGAAGTGACCTGGGATGAGATCAGGAACTGAAATATAAAGAGGATGCTAACAGGATTCGGGTGAATTAACCCCTTGACTGTATGAGggagaaacattaaaaatacgTATCCACTCTATCTTTTAGAACAGCACTTGATGTGGCAAATTGTAGCTTCTTCCCACACTTTTTTGGATAATGACAAAATAATACCAACATCACCTAgctatttttaattcaaataacTTGGAAATTGAGGTGCTGTGTTTCTGCCTTGGTTGGAGCAGTCCTTAAGCTACAGAAGCTCCAACTGCATCACTGGATAGCTGTCCATGAGCTGGGTGGTCTCTTGGTTGACTGTCCTAAGTAAGCTGCCAAAAACTCTGTGTCATAGGAGGGCATTTTATATGAGATCATCACTATCAGTCTCATCTTGGGAAATTCAAAGAGTTAGATAGCACTGGGGACACACTCTGAGCAATAAAAAGGCATGGGGTGGGAGgaatttcctagtggtccagtggttaggatgcggCGCTTCCACAGTAGGGGGCTTGGGTTCGACctgtggtcagagaactaagattccatgtgctgcatgaccaaaaaaataaaatactgtcatttgaaaaaaaaagataacggGAGTTCTGCAAACTGAAGATGGTATGGGCCTCCATTTATCTAGGCGTCTATGCATGTGGTCTGAGAAGTAGCCTGACGTACTTAAAACAGGGGCCATCCTGCTGTGCGAGACTAGCTAAGAAAAATACCAGCCGAGGCCTGTGGTTGGGTGTTTCTCCGCCATTCACGGCTGGATTAACCCCCATTGTTTGGCCCTGTCCAGGCCAGGGTAAGGTATTGGAAAATTCaacaaagaaaaagacatgcCCAGGGCACAACTTTGAACAGGAGTTTTTTCTGTCCTTGATCACTGCCTTTTCTTATTGCCCTAGATGACACAGAAGATTGCGGGGCAAATTCTCAGCCTTTCATTTTTGAGTCTGTTCACCTCCTTGGTTAGGCAGCAAGCAAAACTGCACTTAGAAAAAGGTCATTAAGAATATAGTGaaactattttatatgtagcaaATTCCCTTTcggcacacatacatgcatataccaACTATGGTTTATTTTTGCCAGCCATCTTCTCAATCTGTTCTTGAACAGAGCAAAATCAAACAGACAAAAGCCACGCTGTGCTGCAtgataatatgcatttaaatagCGCTGGTTGCATTTTTCGGTGAAGAGACTGAGCTGCTACTTGTAACATCAGCCAACAGGAAAAGCATTTTGGTGAGGCTGTCATCTTAAGATTTAGTGCATATTGTCTGTTAGGATTTAACAAGAGAGTAGTTTCTAAGTGACTTGGTGAAAAGACACAAGGTCTTGATAAAATTTTCACTTGacgtaaaaattttttaaaaccaaaatactTACAGACTACTACATCATACAAGGTATGGCACTGTGGACAGAGAGATCAATCGGGtacattttgtgtattttattggATGCAGAAAGCTGGGAAATACACAGAGCCACTTAAAATGCACCACTGACAGAATAGGAGTCTCTTGTTGGACATTTGTTCCTTAAGATTCTCACCTCAAGAGCAGCCACCTCAGCTGGTAGAACTGGATGAATCCGGGTCTGTAGAGACTTTTCTGCTGCTTCTATATCCTGAAACAGATAGAAGCATTTTTCAAAacattcacagacacacacagcacctCTAATAGCAATAGCTATGTATTTCTAATCTCTTGCTTCAACTCTTCTCTGCATACACAGTTTAAACTCATGGAGATGATGCTGACACAGAACTGATCACTGCTTAATTAACCAGTGGCAAATAGAGAAGCAagtgtttcttattttaaaataaaaggcaggGGATGGGAGTGGTACATCTAAGTtctgcctttttcattttaagtagTTAGTAAATGCCAATAATTCTTGGAAAAAGAACTTCCTCTAAAACTGCTCAGAGGACTAACTTAGctttaaaatcctttaaaaacagcCAGATGGATAAAATAGTCAAATATTCCGATACTAAAAACAATCAGATCCTCAGACCCACACTAGGCTAATCTTCAAAGTGGAAGAGTTCTAGTCTGTCTAGATCATGCACATGGTATATTAATGACACACCTTTCATTTATGCAGGACTTCATATTTGAATTTTATACATAGGCAAATAGTCCCTATATTTAAAAGGTCCATGAGGTACCTGAGTACTCTGCAATAAGAACCTTTCGCTACGCTGTTTAGACTTTTAGTACCAGATTTCTAAGCTAATCTCAAAGGCAAATTTTATTGCGAGGTAGTATATCCTTCAGCTCATGGCATTCAAGCACTGTGTGTTACTAAGTACTTAAACATGTAGATACTTATGTTTTCTCTTATGGATGTAGAAACACAAGAGTATTTAAGCTTGATTCATACTTCAGGAACGATTTTATCTAGATCTGTACATAAAGTTCATGCCCAGAAATGTAAGACTTTACAAGTTGTTAGAGAGATACTCCAGCCCCGTGTAGTAAATTCTCCCCAAATCAGCACCTCTCTTGTCTCATGCTTGCTCAGGTCTGTCCAGTTCACAGGGCCACCGGTGGGAAGGCTGTGTAAATTCTGTCTCTCAGCTTAATAAgttgatagaaaagaaaaagttctctGCTCCATGTAGAAGCACAGGAGCGATCTGAGTACAGGGCTGTTGGACAGAAGGAGAGCGATGGAAAAGGGCGTGGGAGTGGGGTGTGAAGAAGCCAA
Coding sequences within it:
- the C24H3orf14 gene encoding uncharacterized protein C3orf14 homolog, yielding MTSLLTQEIRLSKRHEEIVSQRLMLLQRMENKPEDQNKGKASQTQAANAALQRNVSLLKDIEAAEKSLQTRIHPVLPAEVAALETLYWASVEEYIPKWEQFLLGRAPYPATSENGNEAEDTIQKRAQQ